The DNA sequence CTTGTTCGTTTGGATATCTCAACTAATGGGTTTTCAGGAACTATCCCAGATGTTTTCCACAGCCTTGGAAGATTACAGAATTTTGTGGCTCATTCAAATCGTTTTGGTGGTCGGATACCCCCTTCTTTGTCGAGTTCATCGACTATCACTTTGCTtaatttgaaaaacaattcaTTGCAGGGCACAATTGATCTTGATTGTTCAGCAATGACTAGTTTGACCTCTCTTGATCTCGGTTCCAATCGGTTTGATGGGCCTATTCCCTCCAATCTTCCCTCCTGTCAACATTTGAATACTGTCAATCTTGCCCGTAACAACTTCACTGGTGAAATCCCAGAAAGCTTCAAGAGTTTCCATAGCCTCTCTTACATCTCGCTGTCAAATTGCAGCCTTTCCAATATCTCTTCTGCCCTTCAAATTTTACAGCAGTGTCAGAACCTGACTACTTTGGTTCTCACCTTGAACTTCCGCAGCGAACAATTTCCTGCTGATCCAACCCTTCATTTTGAAAAGTTGAAGGTTCTTGTTATTGCAAACTGTAGGCTCACAGGTGTAATACCCCAATGGTTGAGTACTAGCAGCAGATTGCAGTTGTTGGATATATCATGGAACCAATTGGAAGGAACAATTCCAGTCTGGTTTGGTAATTTTAGCAGTCTTTTCTACTTGGACATGTCTAATAATTCCTTAACGGGGGAAATCCCGAGAAGCTTAACTGGACTCCCGAGCCTCATTAATGGGAGGATCTTCATTGAGGAACCTTCACCTGATTTCCCTCTTTTCATGAAGAAGAATGTAAGTGCACGAGGGTTGCAGTACAATCAAGTTGGGAGCTTTCCACCAACGCTGGAACTTAGTAACAATAATCTTAGCGGACCAATCTGGCCAGAGTTTGGGAAACTGAAATCGCTTCATGTTTTGGATCTGAAGTGCAACAATCTATCAGGACCGATTCCGAGTAATTTATCTGGGATGGCAAGCTTAGAGACTCTGGATTTGTCTCATAACATGCTTTCAGGGAACATACCGCCTTCGTTGGTCAAACTCAACTTCTTGTCCAAGTTTAATGCTGCAGACAATCAGTTATACGGGGTGATCCCTACAGGAGGTCAGTTTTGGACCTTCCCAAATTCAAGCTTTGAAGGGAACAATCTTTGTGGCGACCATGCGCCCCCATGTCCATCAAATGTGCATTATCCCCCTGGGAAGCCCAGCAAAACAAGGAAAAATAGAGGAGTTGTTATTGGTATTGCTGTCGGAATTGCATTTGGAACAGCATTTGTTCTTGCTCTCATGTTCATAATTGTGGTGCGGGCACATAGCCGGAGAGAGGTTGATCCTGAAAGAGAGGACCACGATACCAACGGGAAGGATTTGGAAGAACTCGGGTCAAAACTAGTGGTTCTGTTCCAAAACAAGGATGCTAATAAAGAGCTCTCTCTTGATGACCTTCTACAATCTACCAACAATTTTGACCAAGCAAATATCGTCGGTTGCGGGGGTTTTGGTCTGGTTTACAAGGCCAGCCTTCCTGATGGTAAGAAGGTTGCTATCAAGCGGCTTTCTGGTGACTGTGGCCAGATGGACAGAGAATTCTGCGCTGAAGTTGAAACCTTGTCAAGAGCTCAACATCCAAATCTTGTACCTCTTCAGGGTTATTGCACGTATAAAAGTGACAGGCTCTTGATATATTCTTACATGGAGAACGGTAGTCTGGATTACTGGTTACATGAGAAAATCGACGGTCCAACCTCTCTAGATTGGAATGTGAGGCTTAAGATTGCTCAAGGGGCAGCGAGAGGGCTTGCTTATTTGCACCAGTCATGCGAGCCCCACATCCTTCATCGGGATATAAAGTCAAGCAACATCCTTTTGGATGAGAATTTTAAAGCGCACTTGGCGGATTTTGGTCTTGCAAGGCTCATACACCCGTATGCTACTCATGTAACAACTGATCTTGTTGGGACATTAGGCTACATCCCTCCTGAGTACAGCCAAGCCTCTGTCGCTACTTACAAGGGCGATGTGTACAGTTTCGGGGTTGTTCTTTTGGAGCTGCTCACCGGAAAAAGGCCGATGGATATGTGCAAACCAAAAGAATGTCGGGATTTGATCTCGTGGGCATTTCAGATGAAGAGGGAAAAGAAGGAAAGCGAGGTGTTTGATCCATTCATTTGTGACAAGCAGCACGATGAGGAACTGTTGTGTGTTTTTGAGATTGCATGCCTTTGCTTAAGCGGAAGCCCGAAGGTGAGGCCTTCAACTCAGCAGCTAGTTACTTGGCTCGACAACATTAACACC is a window from the Malus domestica chromosome 16, GDT2T_hap1 genome containing:
- the LOC103403435 gene encoding phytosulfokine receptor 1, coding for MGVQDFWVFIFVIGFCFQARILSSQNLTCNPNDLKALEDFRNGIDSVIDGWGSKFSPDCCKWAGITCNSSSSLGLNYSIDTYRVVKLELPKRRLLGNLSASLGTLDQLRTLNLSHNFLKHLLPFSLFHLPNLKLLDLSSNDFSGPIPVDIDLPSVQFIEISYNFLNGSLPASICDSSTQLRTLKLAVNYFSGNLPPGLGNCISLEHLCLAMNNFNGSVPEGIFRLRKLTQLNIQDNKLSGALSEEFGNLSNLVRLDISTNGFSGTIPDVFHSLGRLQNFVAHSNRFGGRIPPSLSSSSTITLLNLKNNSLQGTIDLDCSAMTSLTSLDLGSNRFDGPIPSNLPSCQHLNTVNLARNNFTGEIPESFKSFHSLSYISLSNCSLSNISSALQILQQCQNLTTLVLTLNFRSEQFPADPTLHFEKLKVLVIANCRLTGVIPQWLSTSSRLQLLDISWNQLEGTIPVWFGNFSSLFYLDMSNNSLTGEIPRSLTGLPSLINGRIFIEEPSPDFPLFMKKNVSARGLQYNQVGSFPPTLELSNNNLSGPIWPEFGKLKSLHVLDLKCNNLSGPIPSNLSGMASLETLDLSHNMLSGNIPPSLVKLNFLSKFNAADNQLYGVIPTGGQFWTFPNSSFEGNNLCGDHAPPCPSNVHYPPGKPSKTRKNRGVVIGIAVGIAFGTAFVLALMFIIVVRAHSRREVDPEREDHDTNGKDLEELGSKLVVLFQNKDANKELSLDDLLQSTNNFDQANIVGCGGFGLVYKASLPDGKKVAIKRLSGDCGQMDREFCAEVETLSRAQHPNLVPLQGYCTYKSDRLLIYSYMENGSLDYWLHEKIDGPTSLDWNVRLKIAQGAARGLAYLHQSCEPHILHRDIKSSNILLDENFKAHLADFGLARLIHPYATHVTTDLVGTLGYIPPEYSQASVATYKGDVYSFGVVLLELLTGKRPMDMCKPKECRDLISWAFQMKREKKESEVFDPFICDKQHDEELLCVFEIACLCLSGSPKVRPSTQQLVTWLDNINTKKV